One Lucilia cuprina isolate Lc7/37 chromosome 4, ASM2204524v1, whole genome shotgun sequence DNA segment encodes these proteins:
- the LOC111682707 gene encoding tolloid-like protein 1 isoform X4 gives MDIYSEVQSSEPAELINSPFGGRYCGTIPPRQRISMYRAIAISFFTNKNITTPDLFEGTFRFINASEYEIGIPIAGSPCSYTITPSLSINKTGVLISPTYPGAYPKDMSCTYQFLGESNQRVRLEFRDFDLFFGGPHCPFDYVKVYDGPDNSSALIGTYCGQQRNLVLYSSESSLFVHFFTLSRTANTQNRGFKGIYEFSESFVKLDFIRENDGIHIRGSECDQKILSRKESTGFVLSPNYPYPYIPKTVCRYFIYGMQDAQHLERVRLEFTAFNIPRVESKDKDKETNCSDGYLKIYLKGQETADAYDKFDYELCGNETQRVVSDGPRLAMVFSSGELMGRGFKGKYVFETEYKIPGTAAPDGSCSFTYVSSSKKRGELNSPRYPSNYPSDTNCSYLFLAEPNEQVTIVFDHFKIKADGNSNVTAGAYGSIICFEDWLEMYVVYRDNNDRFLGRYCGMTAPGPVESPRGAVGLRITLHTDQENVASGFKARYFFETAKSEIGDCGGNFSNEDSGIITSPNYPAGYKAPGRGMASMACNWLMTARPGYKLSIHFEQFSLEGDPANRGCPAAVLRLWVNVDSDQPPLELCGEKPPMEQWHYISTGQTARISFTTSDKTVGAQGFRIVWTEIQDSGPGPPSIGLLCESTYHFQCEVGYCISDKLRCDGVKNCGPNDDSDELHCES, from the exons ATGGATATATACTCAGAAGTGCAATCATCGGAACCAGCAGAACTGATAAATTCACCATTTGGTGGCCGTTATTGTGGTACAATACCACCTAGACAACGCATTTCCATGTATCGTGCCATTGCCATTtcgttttttacaaataaaaatatcaccACACCCGATCTATTTGAAGGCACATTTCGTTTTATAAATGCAT CGGAATATGAAATTGGTATACCAATAGCTGGTTCACCATGTTCCTATACAATAACACCCAGTTTGAGTATAAATAAAACGGGCGTTTTAATATCGCCCACCTATCCGGGTGCCTATCCCAAGGATATGTCTTGTACATATCAATTTTTGGGTGAATCGAATCAAAGAGTTAGATTAGAATTTCGTGATTTTGATCTGTTTTTTGGTGGACCACA CTGCCCATTCGATTATGTTAAAGTCTATGATGGTCCCGACAATTCATCAGCATTAATTGGTACATATTGCGGACAGCaaagaaatttagttttatattctaGCGAATCAAGTCTATTTGTGCATTTTTTTACCTTGTCACGTACGGCAAATACTCAAAATCGTggttttaaaggaatttatgaatttagtgaaagttttgttaaattagattttatac GTGAAAATGATGGCATTCACATACGTGGCTCAGAATGTGATCAAAAGATATTGTCGAGAAAGGAATCAACAGGTTTTGTACTCTCACCAAATTATCCTTATCCTTATATACCAAAAACTGTTTGTAG ATATTTCATTTATGGCATGCAAGATGCCCAACATTTGGAACGCGTACGTTTAGAGTTTACAGCTTTTAATATACCGCGAGTAGAAAGTAAAGATAAGGATAAAGA AACTAACTGTTCCGATGGTTATTTGAAAATCTATCTCAAAGGCCAGGAAACTGCCGATGCTTATGATAAATTCGATTATGAATTGTGCGGTAATGAAACTCAACGTGTTGTTAGTGATGGACCACGCCTAGCGATGGTTTTCAGTTCGGGTGAACTAATGGGTCGTGGCTTTAAAggtaaatatgtttttgaaacGGAATATAAAATACCTGGCACTGCGGCACCCGATGGCAGTTGTAGTTTTACATATGTCAGTTCATCGAAGAAACGTGGCGAACTGAATAGTCCCCGCTATCCATCCAATTATCCGTCGGATACGAATTGTTCGTATTTGTTCTTGGCCGAACCGAACGAACAGGTGACAATTGTGTTTGATCATTTTAAGATTAAGGCGGATGGCAATTCAAATGTTACAGCTGGGGCTTATGG ATCGATTATTTGCTTTGAAGATTGGTTGGAAATGTACGTCGTCTATCGTGATAACAATGATCGTTTTCTTGGTCGTTACTGTGGTATGACAGCACCCGGCCCCGTCGAGAGCCCAAGGGGTGCAGTGGGTCTGCGTATTACATTGCATACCGATCAAGAGAATGTTGCAAGTGGTTTTAAGGCTCGTTACTTTTTCGAAACTGCTAAAAGTGAAATAGGCGACTGTGGAGGCAACTTTTCCAATGAAGATTCAGGCATTATAACATCACCCAATTATCCGGCCGGCTATAAGGCACCCGGTCGTGGTATGGCTTCAATGGCATGCAATTGGTTGATGACCGCCAGACCCGGTTATAAGCTATCCATACATTTCGAACAGTTTTCATTGGAGGGTGATCCAGCAA ATCGTGGTTGTCCAGCTGCTGTTTTACGTCTTTGGGTTAATGTTGACTCTGATCAGCCGCCTTTGGAATTGTGTGGCGAAAAGCCACCCATGGAACAATGGCATTACATTTCTACGGGACAAACGGCCCGTATTAGTTTTACCACCAGTGATAAAACTGTTGGTGCACAG ggCTTCCGTATTGTATGGACTGAAATACA